One Cryobacterium psychrophilum DNA segment encodes these proteins:
- a CDS encoding ROK family transcriptional regulator encodes MQGNNHDDVRRHNLATILRLVHRSGPLSRAALTRLTGLNRSTVSALVSELVQIGLAVEREPEASRQVGRPSPVVQVNPRVVAIAVHPEIDAVTVGLVGLDGVVHRRIRCPVERSPSATEAVNIAVAVIDGMRGELDARFDVVGVGVAVPGLVRTHDGLVRHAPHLGWVAEPFAERLSAATGYPVVAANDASLGVLAERYFGAGVGITDLVYLNGGASGIGGGLLMGGQLLGGHAGYAGEFGHAKVSEGAAVDSAGLAGTLEAEVTRSGLLAALGLSGTTDADDLERALLGSDSPQVRAEVNRQLDFLAVALAGAINILNPQLVVLGGFLAALRAVDPDRLQNTVAALTLAELCEGVGIGSARLGSNQLMIGAAELAFEGVFEDPQSFVRGGDA; translated from the coding sequence ATGCAGGGGAACAACCATGACGACGTGCGTCGACACAACCTGGCGACCATCCTGCGGCTGGTGCATCGCAGCGGGCCCCTGTCCCGGGCAGCGCTCACCCGCCTCACCGGATTGAACCGTTCCACCGTCTCGGCCCTCGTCTCCGAGCTCGTGCAGATCGGACTCGCTGTCGAGCGTGAGCCGGAGGCCTCCCGGCAGGTGGGGCGGCCGAGTCCCGTGGTGCAGGTGAACCCGCGCGTGGTCGCCATTGCCGTGCACCCGGAGATCGACGCGGTGACCGTGGGCCTCGTGGGGCTTGATGGCGTCGTGCACCGGCGCATCCGCTGCCCGGTTGAACGCTCGCCCAGCGCCACCGAGGCCGTGAACATAGCCGTGGCCGTGATCGACGGTATGCGCGGCGAGCTCGACGCCCGCTTCGATGTGGTGGGCGTTGGCGTGGCCGTCCCGGGACTCGTGCGTACCCACGACGGCCTCGTGCGTCACGCTCCGCACCTCGGGTGGGTTGCCGAGCCGTTCGCCGAACGGCTTTCGGCAGCAACGGGTTACCCGGTGGTCGCCGCGAATGACGCAAGCCTCGGCGTGCTCGCCGAACGCTACTTCGGTGCGGGTGTCGGTATCACCGACCTCGTGTACCTCAACGGTGGCGCGAGCGGCATCGGCGGCGGCCTGCTCATGGGCGGGCAGCTGTTGGGCGGCCATGCCGGCTACGCGGGTGAATTCGGCCACGCCAAGGTGAGCGAGGGCGCGGCCGTGGACTCCGCCGGCCTTGCGGGCACCCTCGAGGCCGAGGTTACCCGCAGTGGCCTGCTCGCCGCCCTCGGCCTGAGTGGTACAACGGATGCCGACGATCTCGAACGCGCCCTCCTCGGCTCTGACTCGCCGCAGGTTCGAGCCGAGGTGAACCGCCAGCTTGATTTTCTCGCCGTTGCGCTCGCGGGCGCGATCAACATACTCAACCCGCAGCTCGTGGTGCTCGGCGGGTTTCTTGCGGCGCTCCGTGCGGTGGATCCAGACCGGCTGCAGAACACCGTCGCTGCGCTCACGCTGGCGGAGCTATGTGAGGGAGTGGGTATCGGTTCCGCACGCCTCGGCTCGAACCAACTCATGATCGGGGCCGCCGAGCTGGCCTTCGAGGGAGTGTTCGAGGATCCGCAATCGTTCGTGCGGGGTGGGGACGCGTGA
- a CDS encoding MFS transporter → MTSQNADARPGRAGASVDWTGHVHGSAKYRRLLAGLFFAGIATFAQLYSPQAVLAHIADDFTVGAADAALVVSTSTIGLAIGVIPWSVVADRVGRVRAMSIAVIAATVFGLLVPFAPTFPLLLTGRFVEGLMLGGVPAIAIAYLSEEIEPRHAARAAGTYVAGTSIGGLLGRLVAGPVAELANWRAGVFTVAVLCAVSAALFIALIPHPQGFVPRRARRPGIDSSLIGLLRANLQSRRMLALYAQGFLLMGGFVALYNFLGFRLAAEPFNLPQSLVSLVFVAYLAGTWSSAQAGILAARFGRWSVLLLSVGTMIGGVLLTLSDSLPFALIGVLLATAGFFAAHAVASGWTGTEASVGRAQASSLYNLSYYAGSSLFGWLGGVFFVTWGWAGTAGMVAGLAAVAALLTVLLLRPVRTGT, encoded by the coding sequence GTGACTTCTCAGAATGCGGATGCACGCCCGGGCCGGGCCGGGGCATCCGTTGACTGGACGGGCCATGTGCACGGCAGCGCGAAATACCGTCGGTTGCTGGCTGGCCTCTTTTTCGCCGGCATCGCCACGTTCGCCCAGCTGTATTCGCCCCAGGCGGTGCTCGCGCACATTGCGGACGACTTCACGGTGGGGGCCGCGGATGCCGCGCTCGTCGTGTCGACGTCCACGATCGGTCTCGCCATTGGGGTGATCCCGTGGTCGGTGGTGGCCGACCGGGTTGGCCGGGTGCGCGCCATGTCGATCGCCGTGATCGCGGCGACGGTCTTCGGGCTGCTCGTACCGTTCGCCCCGACGTTCCCGCTGCTGCTGACCGGTCGTTTCGTTGAGGGGCTGATGCTCGGCGGTGTTCCGGCGATCGCGATCGCCTACCTGAGTGAGGAGATCGAACCCCGGCATGCGGCACGTGCCGCGGGCACCTATGTCGCCGGCACCTCGATCGGCGGCCTGCTCGGACGTCTTGTGGCCGGCCCGGTGGCCGAATTGGCGAACTGGCGGGCGGGCGTATTCACGGTCGCGGTGCTGTGCGCGGTGTCTGCAGCGCTGTTCATCGCGCTGATTCCGCACCCGCAGGGCTTCGTTCCGCGCCGGGCTCGTCGGCCAGGCATCGATTCGAGCCTGATTGGGCTGCTCCGCGCCAACCTGCAATCGAGGCGGATGCTCGCCCTCTACGCCCAGGGGTTCCTGCTGATGGGCGGCTTCGTCGCCCTGTACAACTTCCTGGGTTTTCGGCTCGCCGCCGAACCGTTCAACCTGCCACAGTCCCTGGTCAGCCTCGTCTTCGTCGCGTACCTCGCCGGTACATGGTCGTCGGCGCAGGCCGGCATCCTCGCCGCCCGGTTCGGCCGATGGTCGGTGTTGCTCCTGTCGGTGGGCACCATGATCGGTGGCGTTCTGCTCACTCTGTCCGACTCGCTGCCGTTTGCCCTCATCGGGGTGCTGCTGGCCACGGCGGGGTTTTTCGCCGCACACGCCGTCGCCTCCGGCTGGACGGGAACCGAAGCCTCTGTCGGCCGGGCACAGGCATCCTCTCTGTACAATTTGTCGTATTACGCCGGTTCGAGCCTGTTCGGCTGGCTCGGCGGCGTGTTCTTCGTCACCTGGGGGTGGGCGGGAACGGCCGGCATGGTCGCCGGTCTCGCCGCCGTGGCCGCCCTGCTCACCGTGTTGCTGCTGCGCCCCGTTCGGACTGGCACGTGA
- a CDS encoding potassium channel family protein translates to MVVIGLGRFGSALALELMRGGTEVLGIDGDEDIVQAHNSMLTHVVRADSTREATLRELSVPEFSSVVVAIGGDIQANILTSSLLLKLGITNIWAKAVSDAHGEILTQLGVHHVIYPEKDMGKRVAHLVRGAMQDYIEIGENFALVKTAPPASLIGIPLAEAKVRAKHGVTVTAFHRPGLGWSYTSLDTVIADGDVILIAGQSERVEAYSLLR, encoded by the coding sequence GTGGTCGTGATCGGCCTGGGTCGCTTCGGCAGCGCGCTTGCGCTCGAACTCATGCGTGGTGGCACCGAAGTGCTCGGCATCGACGGTGACGAGGACATTGTGCAGGCGCACAACAGCATGCTCACGCACGTCGTGCGTGCCGACTCCACCCGGGAGGCGACTCTGCGCGAGCTGTCCGTTCCCGAGTTCAGCAGCGTGGTCGTGGCCATCGGCGGCGACATCCAGGCGAATATCCTCACCTCGTCGCTGCTGCTCAAACTCGGCATCACAAACATTTGGGCGAAGGCGGTGAGCGATGCGCACGGTGAGATCCTCACCCAACTTGGCGTGCACCACGTGATCTACCCGGAGAAGGACATGGGCAAGCGCGTTGCTCATCTTGTGCGCGGCGCCATGCAGGACTACATCGAGATCGGTGAGAACTTCGCCCTCGTGAAGACCGCGCCTCCCGCCTCACTCATCGGCATTCCGCTCGCCGAGGCCAAGGTGCGGGCCAAACACGGGGTCACCGTCACCGCGTTCCACCGTCCGGGCCTCGGCTGGAGCTACACGTCCCTCGACACGGTGATTGCCGACGGCGACGTGATCCTCATTGCCGGCCAGTCCGAGCGCGTCGAGGCCTACAGTCTGCTGCGCTGA
- a CDS encoding phosphatase PAP2 family protein encodes MTTPEPPERAATPSATRMARRWPVISGLLALALAAGLGSLAVARSSGLTEIDTEWMNEVIEHRAPFWDIPALFMNALGGGVIGVIVVPVLLSAVLLLLKRPWAAGYFLGATILSAGIVQLLKHFFGRARPLEILVTSDFGSFPSGHVANAATMAMVLAVLFPRVWVWAVGVAYTIIMLLSRTYLGAHWLTDTIGGLLIGLGVAFVVWAPLAAKLDGERRLARRHPLGDSLPR; translated from the coding sequence ATGACTACTCCCGAGCCACCGGAGCGCGCGGCGACCCCGAGCGCCACGCGCATGGCCAGGCGCTGGCCCGTGATCAGTGGCCTGCTTGCCCTCGCCCTCGCTGCCGGGCTCGGCTCCCTTGCGGTTGCGCGATCGAGCGGCCTGACCGAGATCGATACCGAGTGGATGAACGAGGTCATCGAGCACCGGGCGCCGTTCTGGGACATTCCCGCGCTGTTCATGAATGCGCTCGGCGGCGGTGTGATCGGCGTCATCGTGGTACCCGTGCTCCTGTCGGCCGTGCTTCTCCTACTCAAACGACCGTGGGCGGCGGGGTACTTTCTGGGGGCCACGATCCTGAGCGCGGGGATCGTGCAGCTGCTGAAACACTTCTTCGGCCGTGCCCGTCCGCTCGAGATCCTCGTGACCAGCGACTTCGGGTCGTTCCCGTCCGGGCATGTCGCCAACGCGGCCACCATGGCCATGGTGCTCGCCGTTCTCTTTCCGCGGGTGTGGGTCTGGGCCGTCGGCGTGGCGTACACGATTATCATGCTCCTCAGCCGCACCTACCTCGGCGCACACTGGCTCACCGACACGATCGGCGGCCTGCTGATCGGGTTGGGAGTGGCGTTCGTGGTGTGGGCTCCGCTGGCCGCGAAGCTGGACGGCGAGCGAAGGCTGGCTCGACGGCATCCGTTGGGCGATTCGCTCCCTCGGTAA
- a CDS encoding GNAT family N-acetyltransferase produces the protein MTADTTAELTAEAFRQADAAAHAAGVTLRSADPSDITGILGLFNRTWGAGRGPDRSMLLALDYAGNTILVALGDGRPVGAAVGFLGWSGGLHLHSHMATVVPWRRSHGVGYALKLFQRALCLEQGVTEMRWTFDPLIRRNAHFNLVKLGAEVTTFLPDFYGRLDDAITGNDQSDRFEVRWRLDSGRVRRALNGDTPPAWSGTERLALNVDFEQLRATDPEAAIRLRTDSRLLFTNAMASGLRPEVDTDSNYVLTADAAEPA, from the coding sequence ATGACGGCAGACACAACGGCAGAGCTGACGGCCGAGGCTTTTCGGCAGGCGGATGCCGCGGCGCACGCCGCCGGAGTTACCCTGCGCTCCGCAGACCCGAGCGATATCACGGGGATTCTCGGTCTCTTCAACCGCACCTGGGGTGCCGGGCGCGGGCCGGACCGGTCGATGCTGCTCGCCCTGGACTACGCCGGCAACACGATTCTCGTGGCTCTCGGCGACGGCAGGCCGGTGGGGGCCGCAGTAGGATTTCTGGGTTGGTCGGGCGGGCTGCACCTGCACTCGCACATGGCGACCGTTGTGCCGTGGCGCCGCAGCCATGGTGTGGGGTACGCGCTCAAGCTCTTTCAGCGCGCGCTCTGCCTCGAGCAGGGCGTCACCGAGATGCGCTGGACCTTCGACCCCCTCATTCGCCGCAACGCGCACTTCAACCTCGTCAAGCTCGGCGCCGAGGTGACCACGTTTCTACCGGATTTCTACGGCCGACTCGACGACGCCATCACCGGGAATGATCAGAGCGACCGTTTCGAGGTGCGCTGGCGCCTCGATTCCGGTCGGGTGCGGCGGGCACTGAACGGCGACACGCCGCCGGCATGGAGCGGCACGGAACGACTGGCGCTCAACGTGGACTTTGAACAGCTGCGAGCTACGGACCCCGAGGCGGCGATTCGCCTGCGCACCGACTCGCGGCTTCTCTTCACGAACGCCATGGCCAGTGGTCTGCGTCCGGAGGTCGACACCGACTCCAACTACGTGCTGACAGCGGATGCCGCAGAGCCCGCCTAG
- a CDS encoding ferrous iron transport protein A: MSDFLAGAELGTRVVVRTRIDGGYTDALGYLRFVGAASCRVETKRGLVTLALADVVAAKEVPPPPAPRARRLPE, from the coding sequence ATGAGTGACTTTCTGGCCGGCGCAGAACTCGGCACCCGCGTGGTCGTTCGCACGCGAATCGACGGTGGGTACACGGATGCCCTGGGTTACCTGCGATTCGTCGGTGCGGCATCCTGCCGGGTCGAGACAAAACGCGGTCTCGTGACGCTGGCGCTCGCCGACGTCGTGGCCGCGAAAGAGGTTCCCCCGCCCCCGGCGCCGAGGGCGCGGCGACTCCCGGAGTAG
- a CDS encoding CPBP family glutamic-type intramembrane protease, with protein MPWRAVIVFTILACGAAWLVALLLWLAGDGRANPIAALVSAGGDVHTAAGHPGCRSPRANLLGVGLMVGGCTFYGVLLGWLRPRTGSRWPAVFAHGAFNATAGFLGLVVAAGSVADPVALGPLVWVAWIIMGLVIGVLVLTGQFRRQPQLGRMPVPRVTTDQ; from the coding sequence GTGCCGTGGAGAGCCGTGATCGTCTTCACCATCCTGGCTTGTGGGGCCGCATGGCTCGTCGCTCTACTGCTCTGGCTCGCAGGGGACGGGCGTGCAAACCCGATCGCTGCGCTTGTTTCTGCCGGTGGTGATGTTCACACCGCTGCTGGCCACCCTGGTTGTCGTTCTCCTCGTGCAAATCTCCTGGGCGTGGGACTCATGGTCGGGGGTTGCACCTTTTACGGCGTGCTCCTCGGCTGGCTGCGCCCGCGCACGGGTTCCCGCTGGCCCGCGGTCTTCGCGCACGGTGCCTTCAATGCGACGGCGGGGTTCCTCGGCCTTGTCGTTGCGGCAGGCTCGGTCGCCGACCCAGTAGCGCTCGGTCCGCTGGTCTGGGTGGCGTGGATCATCATGGGCCTGGTGATCGGTGTGCTCGTACTCACCGGGCAGTTCCGTCGGCAACCCCAGCTGGGTCGGATGCCTGTTCCGCGGGTCACCACAGACCAATGA
- a CDS encoding type II toxin-antitoxin system RelE family toxin, with the protein MTYRIELRPAAVRALKHIDHKDRDRIRGAIALLGEDPRPPGAKALQGRPGLRVRVANYRIIYTIHDDVLLVVVVSLGHRSDVYDR; encoded by the coding sequence ATGACGTATCGAATCGAACTGCGACCTGCCGCAGTTCGTGCACTGAAGCACATTGATCACAAAGATCGCGACCGAATCCGTGGTGCGATCGCCCTGCTGGGTGAGGATCCGCGGCCACCCGGTGCCAAGGCACTCCAGGGCCGACCTGGGCTCAGGGTTCGTGTCGCAAACTATCGGATTATCTATACGATTCACGATGACGTTCTACTCGTCGTTGTCGTGTCTCTCGGCCATAGAAGCGACGTCTACGACCGCTAA
- a CDS encoding type II toxin-antitoxin system Phd/YefM family antitoxin, which produces MSNVSVADARNHFSDVIARAKGEAVFIERRGQRAAVVISPERYERMLEALEDAEDAAAFDDALAEEGPNIPWAQVKADLGWV; this is translated from the coding sequence ATGTCTAATGTCAGTGTCGCAGACGCACGTAACCACTTCTCGGACGTGATCGCCCGCGCCAAAGGGGAAGCTGTGTTCATAGAGCGCCGTGGACAACGTGCAGCAGTGGTCATCAGTCCCGAGCGATATGAGCGGATGCTGGAAGCACTCGAGGACGCCGAGGATGCCGCCGCTTTCGACGACGCGTTGGCGGAAGAAGGGCCAAACATTCCGTGGGCCCAGGTCAAGGCGGACCTGGGCTGGGTATGA
- a CDS encoding aldo/keto reductase family protein → MEFRYLGNSGLKVSALTYGNWLTHGSQVENDTATLCVRAALDAGITTFDTADTYANTVAESVLGDALKGERRQSLEIFTKAYFPTGPKGHNDTGLSRKHIFESIDGSLRRLQTDYVDLYQAHRYDVETPLEETMQAFADVVRQGKALYIGVSEWNAQQLRAGHALARELGIQLVSNQPQYSMLWRVIDAEVVPASVELGVSQIVWSPVAQGVLTGKYLPGQPPLAGSRAADAKGGADMISRWMSDEVLTNVQRLRPIADDLGLTMAQLALAWVLQNQNVASAIMGASRPEQVADNVKAVGVTLEPAVMAQIDEITRALAEVDPRKTTSPETRLA, encoded by the coding sequence ATGGAATTTCGTTATCTGGGAAACAGTGGATTGAAAGTCTCCGCACTCACCTATGGCAATTGGCTCACGCACGGCTCGCAGGTGGAGAACGACACCGCAACACTGTGCGTGCGCGCGGCACTCGATGCCGGCATCACCACGTTCGACACCGCGGACACGTACGCGAACACCGTGGCCGAGAGCGTGCTCGGCGACGCCCTCAAGGGTGAGCGCCGCCAGTCGCTCGAAATCTTCACGAAGGCGTACTTCCCCACCGGCCCGAAGGGCCACAACGACACCGGGCTCAGCCGCAAACACATTTTCGAGTCGATCGACGGTTCGCTCCGCCGCCTGCAGACCGACTACGTGGACCTCTACCAGGCCCACCGTTACGACGTGGAGACCCCGCTGGAGGAGACGATGCAGGCCTTCGCTGACGTGGTACGCCAGGGCAAGGCCCTCTATATCGGCGTGAGCGAGTGGAATGCCCAGCAGCTGCGCGCCGGCCACGCGCTCGCCCGCGAGCTCGGAATTCAGCTCGTGTCGAACCAGCCGCAGTACTCCATGCTGTGGCGGGTCATCGACGCCGAGGTGGTGCCGGCATCCGTTGAGCTCGGCGTGTCACAGATCGTGTGGTCCCCCGTGGCCCAGGGCGTGCTCACCGGAAAGTACCTGCCGGGCCAGCCGCCGCTTGCCGGCAGCCGGGCAGCGGATGCCAAGGGTGGCGCCGACATGATCTCACGCTGGATGAGCGACGAGGTTCTGACGAACGTGCAGCGCCTGCGCCCGATCGCCGACGATCTCGGGCTCACCATGGCGCAGCTCGCGCTCGCCTGGGTGCTGCAGAACCAGAACGTGGCCTCGGCGATCATGGGGGCGTCCCGCCCGGAGCAGGTCGCCGACAACGTGAAGGCCGTCGGCGTCACACTCGAGCCCGCCGTCATGGCGCAGATCGACGAGATCACCCGCGCACTGGCCGAGGTCGACCCGCGCAAGACCACGTCCCCCGAGACCCGACTGGCGTAG
- a CDS encoding multidrug effflux MFS transporter, with protein MVSAAQLRSTARHPGDALTRRQRLVYVLILGALTALGPFTIDLYLPAFPTLESDLGVSAAAIQLTLTGTMIGFGFGQLVVGPWSDKVGRRLPLMLATAFHILACVGAALSTDIVWLGLFRVLQGFGAAAGAVVALAMVRDLFGGKPLVRMLSRLALVSGLAPVLAPVIGSQLLLVMPWRGIFWVLAAYGFLVILAVAFFIVETLPPAERHARGHSTLGQRYRAVLGDRTFVGVAIIGAMTFTGLFSYLSASPFLFQQVYDLSAQQYGLLFAVNSLGIVTGVQLSARLMHRLNVGPQWILSVSTVVLLVTAVAIMLLDLADAGLWGTVVPLWFFIAACGFTLPSVQVIALNGHGREAGTAASLLGAANFGVAGLISPIVGLLGVGTAVPMSAVMATTSVLGIVSLWLIVRPRHVPALEH; from the coding sequence GTGGTTAGCGCCGCACAACTCCGCTCTACAGCTCGCCACCCTGGCGACGCCCTCACCCGACGCCAGCGTCTCGTTTATGTTCTGATTCTTGGAGCGCTCACCGCGCTCGGGCCGTTCACGATCGACTTGTATCTGCCCGCTTTCCCCACGCTTGAGAGCGATCTGGGCGTGTCAGCCGCGGCCATTCAGCTGACCCTCACCGGAACCATGATCGGGTTCGGATTCGGGCAGCTTGTCGTGGGGCCGTGGAGCGACAAGGTGGGCCGCCGCCTGCCGCTCATGCTCGCGACGGCGTTCCACATTCTGGCCTGCGTGGGCGCTGCCCTTTCGACCGACATCGTGTGGCTCGGCCTGTTCCGGGTGCTGCAGGGATTCGGTGCCGCAGCCGGTGCCGTCGTGGCGCTCGCCATGGTGCGGGACCTGTTCGGTGGCAAGCCGCTCGTGCGCATGCTCTCCCGACTCGCGCTCGTGAGTGGCCTCGCCCCGGTGCTCGCCCCGGTCATCGGCTCGCAATTGCTGCTCGTGATGCCGTGGCGCGGAATCTTCTGGGTGCTCGCCGCCTACGGTTTCCTCGTGATCCTCGCCGTCGCGTTCTTCATCGTGGAGACCCTGCCGCCGGCTGAGCGTCACGCTCGCGGCCACAGCACCCTCGGCCAGCGGTACCGCGCGGTGCTCGGCGACCGCACGTTTGTGGGCGTCGCCATCATCGGGGCCATGACGTTCACGGGGCTGTTCTCCTACCTGTCGGCGTCGCCGTTCCTCTTTCAGCAGGTCTACGACCTGAGCGCCCAGCAGTACGGCCTTCTCTTCGCGGTGAACTCCCTCGGCATCGTCACGGGCGTGCAGCTGAGCGCGCGGCTCATGCACCGTCTCAATGTGGGACCGCAGTGGATCCTCTCCGTGTCCACCGTTGTTCTGCTGGTCACCGCCGTGGCCATCATGCTGCTCGACCTGGCCGACGCGGGGCTGTGGGGCACCGTCGTTCCCCTGTGGTTTTTCATCGCCGCCTGCGGTTTTACGCTTCCGAGCGTTCAGGTGATCGCGCTCAACGGGCACGGCCGCGAGGCGGGGACCGCAGCCTCGCTGCTCGGTGCCGCGAACTTCGGCGTTGCGGGGCTCATCTCGCCGATCGTTGGGCTGCTTGGTGTGGGAACCGCGGTGCCGATGTCGGCCGTGATGGCCACCACCTCGGTGCTGGGTATCGTGTCGCTCTGGCTTATCGTTCGGCCCCGGCACGTGCCAGCCCTCGAGCACTAG
- a CDS encoding TrkH family potassium uptake protein, protein MLHPAQVVASAFAFTIFVGTALLMLPNARLGPSSATFLEAIFTATSAVCVTGLAVVDTATYWTPFGQVVILVLIQVGGLGIMTFASVIGLAVVRKLSLRSRINAAAEVRSVGLEDVKGLVRGVVGISLIVEAVVGVMLTLRFFTGYGEPFGRAVWLGVFHAVSSFNNAGFALFSDNIMSYATDPWIGLPICGAVILGGLGFPVIVQLRKHLRSPLKWTMNTRIVVVGTITLLVLGSVFITAVEWNNPNTLGPMDWPSKILAGFFQSVQTRTAGFNSVDIGQMDSASLLGMDVLMIIGGGPAGTAGGIKITTFAVLFFILWTEVRGEVAVNVFGKRLSRAVHREAISIVLLAVAVVIAATASLMLMTDISMDELMFEAVSAFATVGLSTGITAGLPPAGQAILIFLMFIGRLGPITFASALALRDRRSTYEYPKERPIIG, encoded by the coding sequence CTGTTGCACCCGGCGCAGGTCGTCGCATCCGCCTTCGCGTTCACCATTTTTGTGGGCACCGCATTGCTCATGCTGCCGAATGCTCGGCTGGGCCCCAGCAGCGCCACGTTCCTTGAGGCGATCTTCACTGCGACCTCCGCCGTGTGTGTGACCGGGCTCGCCGTGGTGGACACCGCCACGTACTGGACGCCGTTCGGCCAGGTCGTGATTCTCGTGCTCATTCAGGTGGGCGGACTCGGCATTATGACCTTCGCCTCGGTGATCGGACTCGCCGTGGTGCGCAAACTCTCGCTGCGCTCGCGCATCAACGCGGCCGCCGAGGTGAGGAGCGTGGGCCTCGAAGACGTGAAAGGTCTCGTGCGCGGTGTCGTTGGCATCTCCCTGATCGTTGAGGCCGTCGTGGGGGTAATGCTCACGCTGCGCTTCTTCACGGGTTACGGTGAGCCGTTCGGGCGTGCCGTCTGGCTCGGGGTCTTTCACGCGGTGTCCAGTTTCAACAACGCCGGCTTCGCGCTGTTCAGTGACAACATCATGTCGTATGCCACCGACCCATGGATCGGCCTGCCCATTTGTGGGGCGGTCATTCTCGGCGGACTCGGATTCCCCGTGATCGTGCAGTTGCGCAAGCATCTGCGCAGCCCGCTCAAATGGACCATGAACACGCGCATCGTCGTGGTCGGCACGATCACGCTGCTCGTGCTCGGCTCGGTCTTCATTACGGCGGTGGAGTGGAACAATCCGAACACGCTCGGCCCGATGGACTGGCCGAGCAAGATTCTCGCCGGCTTCTTCCAATCGGTGCAGACGCGCACAGCCGGCTTCAACAGCGTCGACATCGGCCAGATGGATTCCGCGAGCCTGCTCGGTATGGACGTGCTCATGATCATCGGCGGCGGCCCGGCAGGCACCGCCGGCGGAATCAAGATCACCACCTTCGCTGTGCTGTTTTTCATCCTGTGGACAGAGGTGCGCGGCGAGGTGGCCGTGAACGTGTTCGGTAAGCGACTCTCCCGCGCGGTGCACCGGGAGGCCATCAGCATTGTGCTGCTGGCCGTGGCCGTGGTCATCGCCGCAACGGCCAGTCTCATGCTGATGACCGACATCTCCATGGACGAGCTCATGTTCGAGGCCGTCTCCGCCTTCGCCACCGTGGGGCTGTCCACCGGCATCACCGCAGGTCTGCCCCCGGCAGGGCAGGCGATTCTGATTTTCCTGATGTTCATCGGCCGCCTCGGCCCCATCACCTTCGCCTCGGCACTCGCTCTGCGTGATCGCCGTTCCACCTACGAATACCCGAAGGAAAGGCCGATCATTGGCTAG
- a CDS encoding helix-turn-helix domain-containing protein translates to MNTTRIVQLRLDHGWTQERLATAAGVGLRTIQRLEAGQEASLETLSLVASALRVSVHDLYSQIDDAVLRDRVEFFESRAAEEQSARERIEKGWRWLYVGIGVILTFVSFTLSTYGATVFFSYWIGGYMILVSVRRIYLEPRLQKDYPHSMSRQQIRARRNSARGSWRVREENATAREQASTTPPLH, encoded by the coding sequence ATGAATACAACGAGGATCGTGCAGCTTCGGCTGGATCATGGTTGGACGCAAGAACGGCTCGCGACGGCAGCCGGTGTCGGGCTAAGAACCATCCAGAGGCTGGAAGCAGGGCAGGAAGCGAGTCTCGAGACATTGTCTTTAGTCGCGTCCGCCCTGCGTGTATCTGTGCACGATCTCTATTCCCAGATCGATGATGCAGTGCTTCGTGACAGGGTCGAGTTCTTCGAATCCCGCGCCGCGGAAGAGCAGTCAGCCCGTGAACGGATCGAGAAGGGGTGGCGTTGGCTTTATGTCGGGATCGGCGTCATCCTCACCTTCGTGAGCTTCACTTTGTCCACGTACGGTGCCACGGTGTTCTTCTCTTATTGGATAGGCGGGTACATGATTCTGGTCTCCGTCCGCAGGATCTACCTCGAACCGCGGCTACAGAAGGACTATCCGCACTCCATGAGTAGGCAGCAGATCCGAGCACGGCGAAACTCAGCGAGAGGCTCGTGGCGAGTCAGGGAAGAAAACGCAACTGCGCGAGAGCAAGCCAGTACAACACCGCCGTTGCACTAG
- a CDS encoding DUF427 domain-containing protein has product MSARQQPGKNRVTPGPGQESVWDYPRPPRVERMSERVTIELDGQQILDTTDVVRVLETSHPPVYYVPRSAFVAGVLQPVAGQTMCEFKGAASYLSVGSAERAAWFYPQPRAGFEGLEGRVAVYPGSMERCTVDGETVTAQDGDFYGGWITAKIVGPFKGAAGTWGW; this is encoded by the coding sequence ATGAGCGCTCGTCAGCAGCCAGGGAAGAACCGTGTGACGCCCGGCCCCGGGCAGGAATCTGTGTGGGATTACCCGCGCCCGCCGCGCGTAGAACGCATGAGTGAGCGGGTCACGATCGAGCTGGATGGCCAGCAGATTCTCGACACGACCGATGTGGTGCGCGTTCTGGAGACGAGTCATCCGCCGGTCTATTACGTGCCCCGCAGCGCTTTCGTTGCGGGTGTGCTGCAGCCCGTCGCCGGGCAGACGATGTGTGAGTTCAAGGGCGCCGCGAGCTACCTCAGCGTGGGAAGCGCCGAGCGGGCCGCATGGTTCTACCCGCAGCCGAGAGCCGGGTTCGAAGGCCTTGAGGGCCGTGTTGCGGTGTACCCGGGTTCGATGGAACGCTGCACGGTTGACGGCGAGACGGTCACGGCCCAGGACGGCGATTTCTACGGCGGTTGGATCACGGCAAAGATCGTCGGCCCGTTCAAGGGTGCTGCCGGCACCTGGGGCTGGTAG